A window of the Cannabis sativa cultivar Pink pepper isolate KNU-18-1 chromosome X, ASM2916894v1, whole genome shotgun sequence genome harbors these coding sequences:
- the LOC115710609 gene encoding bidirectional sugar transporter SWEET1, with amino-acid sequence MDVLHFIFGVFGNAFALFLFLAPTITFKRIIQNKSTEQFSGIPYVMTLLNCLLSAWYGLPFVSPNNILVSTINGTGAVIESIYVVLFIIFAPKKEKIKILGLFIFVLTAFATVALVSLLALNHNPRKLFCGLAATIFSIIMYASPLSIMRTVVKTKSVEFMPFFLSLFVFLCGTSWFIFGLLGHDPFVAVPNGFGCGLGTAQLILYFIYRDKGAKNKPNTKPTPEESVEMGLSKPNYNNFPNKQSNPNGA; translated from the exons ATGGATGTTCTGCATTTCATTTTTGGTGTCTTTG GAAATGCCTTTGCTCTGTTCCTCTTCTTGGCACCAAC GATAACATTTAAGAGAATCATACAGAACAAATCCACAGAGCAATTCTCAGGCATTCCTTATGTTATGACTTTGCTCAACTGCCTCCTCTCAGCTTG GTATGGTCTTCCATTTGTGTCCCCAAACAACATATTGGTATCAACGATCAACGGCACAGGAGCAGTGATTGAATCAATATACGTTGTGTTGTTCATCATATTTGCACCAAAGAAAGAAAAGATCAAAATTCTTGGACTCTTTATTTTTGTTCTCACAGCCTTTGCAACTGTGGCTTTGGTATCTCTTTTGGCTTTGAATCACAATCCTAGAAAGCTCTTCTGTGGTCTTGCTGCTACCATCTTTTCCATCATCATGTATGCTTCTCCTCTTTCAATCATG agaaCTGTGGTAAAAACCAAAAGTGTGGAATTCATGCCCTTTTTCTTATCTCTCTTTGTCTTCTTATGTGGTACTTCATGGTTCATTTTTGGCTTATTGGGCCATGACCCTTTTGTCGCA GTGCCAAATGGTTTTGGGTGTGGTCTTGGAACAGCACAGCTGATATTATACTTCATTTACCGAGACAAGGGAGCCAAGAACAAGCCCAACACTAAGCCGACCCCAGAAGAATCTGTAGAAATGGGCCTATCAAAGCCCAACTATAACAATTTCCCCAATAAGCAGTCAAATCCTAATGGGGCCTAA